In a single window of the Cumulibacter soli genome:
- a CDS encoding amino acid aminotransferase has translation MALFSGITEAPRDPILGLTEAFNADPKQEKVNLAVGVYYGDNGTIPLLDCVRSAEARLAEAPSARGYLPIDGMKTYDAAVKTLVFGEQADADRIATVQTLGGTGALRVGGDLLRQTYPTSKVLISDPSWENHRAVFSRAGFEVETYPYYDAEARGIRFDDMIAALRAAEANTVVVLHACCHNPTGYDLTDEQWDTVIEVVRERNLVAFLDMAYQGFGAGIAEDGAVIGKFAAAGLNFLAATSFSKNFSLYGERVGALSAYCADAGEAARVLSQLKVLIRTNYSNPPTHGAAVVSAVLADAELRKVWEAELGGMRDRIRAVRADLVAGLQAAGVTSDVSYITTQRGMFSYSGLGKEQMERMRTEFGVYGTDSGRICVAAINAGNIDRVVQAIAAVI, from the coding sequence ATGGCACTTTTCTCCGGCATTACCGAAGCACCGCGCGACCCGATCCTAGGACTCACGGAGGCGTTCAACGCCGACCCTAAGCAGGAGAAGGTCAACCTCGCGGTGGGCGTGTATTACGGCGATAACGGCACCATTCCGCTGCTCGATTGCGTGCGCTCGGCCGAGGCGCGGTTGGCCGAGGCTCCGTCGGCTCGCGGCTACCTGCCGATCGACGGCATGAAGACGTACGACGCGGCCGTCAAGACCCTCGTGTTCGGCGAGCAGGCCGATGCCGACCGCATCGCGACCGTGCAGACCCTCGGCGGCACTGGGGCGCTGCGCGTCGGCGGCGATCTCCTGCGCCAGACATACCCGACGTCGAAGGTGCTGATCAGTGACCCCTCGTGGGAGAACCACCGCGCGGTGTTCAGCCGGGCCGGTTTCGAGGTCGAGACGTACCCCTACTACGACGCGGAGGCACGCGGGATCCGCTTCGATGACATGATCGCCGCGCTGCGCGCTGCCGAGGCAAACACCGTGGTGGTCTTGCACGCGTGCTGCCACAACCCGACCGGCTATGACCTCACCGACGAACAGTGGGACACCGTCATCGAGGTTGTCCGCGAACGAAACCTGGTCGCGTTCCTCGATATGGCTTACCAGGGCTTCGGCGCCGGGATCGCCGAGGATGGCGCGGTCATCGGCAAGTTCGCTGCCGCTGGACTGAACTTCCTCGCCGCTACATCCTTCTCCAAGAACTTCAGCCTGTACGGCGAGCGCGTCGGCGCCCTGTCGGCGTACTGCGCGGACGCCGGCGAGGCCGCGCGTGTGCTGTCCCAGTTGAAGGTCCTGATCCGCACCAATTACTCGAACCCGCCCACGCACGGCGCCGCTGTCGTGTCTGCCGTGCTCGCGGACGCCGAACTGCGCAAGGTGTGGGAAGCCGAACTCGGCGGAATGCGCGATCGAATCCGCGCCGTGCGTGCTGACCTGGTTGCCGGCCTACAGGCTGCGGGCGTCACCTCGGACGTCTCATACATCACGACCCAGCGTGGCATGTTCTCCTACTCCGGACTTGGCAAGGAGCAAATGGAGCGGATGCGCACAGAATTCGGCGTCTACGGCACCGATTCGGGCCGTATCTGCGTCGCAGCTATCAATGCGGGCAACATTGACCGCGTAGTGCAGGCGATCGCCGCGGTGATCTAG
- a CDS encoding HSP90 family protein — MREQFQVNLRGIVEILSHHLYSSPRVYLRELIQNGRDAITARRNLDPSTSGAIQIRVDATNGALIISDNGIGLTADEMRSLLATIGASSKRSDFSSVRSDFLGQFGIGLLSCFLISDEIEVRSRSAKTADAGTDRWVGYADGTFTVTPADEPLDSPGTEVVVRPRRGEHEWTSAARVRTLAEDFARYLEVPIHVDGELVSQQIPPWRMPREQAEAFCRREFGFAPLDVLPLHFDLLGFNGVAYVLDSPGRIGDRAGDTVYARGMLLSTRNDQLAPPWAYFVRIVADCGPLAPTASREALQENALLGDVKKAIGRRIRDHIDDMSADSPARFAAFCDVHATGLRALAVNDDEMLDFVCRHLPVVSTVGRRPLDDLLAQYDDVHFVRSVAEYGGLADLSRAQGMVLINGGYVYESEILGKAQARRPQARISELDLLSVIDLLPEPREADRQLAARVIAAWDELPISADVRLRLKSFSPVSTPSLFAPGRTYMPDVNEDPDPMADILGEFAVVPENVPPQLVLNLLSPPVRALGATSRGDIARDSIRSLYGLGLLLAGQQLGEHQALALSQSLHTLIVAAADRQNPSIQGDSAPW, encoded by the coding sequence ATGCGCGAGCAGTTCCAGGTCAACCTGCGCGGCATCGTGGAGATACTCTCGCATCACCTCTACTCCAGCCCTCGGGTCTACCTGCGCGAATTGATCCAGAACGGCCGCGACGCGATCACCGCGCGCCGCAATCTCGATCCGTCAACCTCCGGGGCCATTCAGATCCGAGTGGACGCCACGAATGGCGCTCTGATCATCAGCGATAACGGCATCGGGCTCACCGCGGACGAGATGCGTAGTCTGCTCGCGACGATTGGCGCCTCCTCCAAGCGGTCGGACTTCTCGTCCGTACGCAGCGATTTCCTCGGTCAGTTCGGCATCGGTCTGCTGTCCTGCTTCCTGATCTCCGACGAGATCGAGGTCCGCTCGCGCAGCGCGAAGACTGCCGACGCTGGTACGGATCGCTGGGTCGGGTACGCCGACGGCACATTCACGGTCACGCCGGCCGACGAGCCGCTCGACTCACCCGGGACCGAAGTCGTGGTGCGTCCTCGCCGCGGGGAACATGAATGGACCAGCGCCGCGCGAGTGCGCACGCTCGCCGAAGACTTCGCTCGCTACCTCGAGGTGCCGATTCACGTTGACGGCGAGTTGGTGAGCCAGCAGATCCCACCGTGGCGGATGCCGCGCGAGCAGGCAGAAGCCTTCTGCCGTCGAGAGTTCGGGTTCGCGCCGCTGGACGTGCTCCCACTTCACTTCGACCTGCTCGGGTTCAACGGCGTCGCGTACGTCCTGGATTCACCTGGACGTATCGGCGATCGGGCCGGGGACACTGTTTACGCGCGTGGAATGCTGCTTTCGACGCGCAACGATCAATTGGCCCCACCGTGGGCATATTTCGTGCGGATCGTCGCTGACTGCGGTCCGCTGGCACCCACCGCATCGCGCGAAGCGCTGCAGGAGAATGCGCTGCTCGGCGACGTCAAGAAGGCGATCGGACGGAGGATCCGCGACCACATCGACGATATGTCCGCCGACTCCCCCGCCCGATTTGCGGCATTCTGCGACGTCCACGCGACCGGCCTACGAGCTCTGGCGGTCAACGACGACGAGATGCTGGACTTCGTCTGTCGGCACCTGCCAGTCGTCTCCACGGTCGGTCGCCGTCCCCTGGATGACCTGCTCGCGCAGTACGACGACGTCCACTTCGTTCGGTCCGTCGCGGAGTACGGCGGCCTCGCGGACCTGTCGCGCGCGCAGGGCATGGTGCTGATCAATGGCGGCTATGTCTACGAATCAGAGATTTTGGGCAAGGCGCAGGCTCGACGTCCTCAGGCGCGGATCTCCGAACTCGATCTACTCAGCGTGATCGACTTACTCCCGGAGCCACGCGAAGCCGACCGCCAATTGGCTGCGCGGGTCATCGCGGCCTGGGACGAGTTACCGATCTCGGCCGACGTCCGGCTCCGATTGAAGTCGTTCTCGCCGGTTTCTACCCCGTCGCTGTTCGCTCCCGGCCGCACGTACATGCCCGATGTCAACGAAGATCCCGATCCAATGGCTGACATATTGGGCGAGTTCGCCGTGGTACCCGAAAATGTCCCGCCCCAGCTGGTCCTGAACCTGCTCAGCCCACCGGTGCGTGCGCTGGGTGCGACATCGCGCGGTGACATCGCGCGCGACTCAATTCGCTCCCTGTATGGACTCGGACTGCTGTTGGCCGGACAGCAACTCGGCGAACACCAAGCCCTCGCCCTCAGCCAGTCCCTACACACCTTGATCGTCGCGGCGGCCGATCGACAGAACCCATCTATACAAGGAGACAGCGCGCCATGGTGA
- a CDS encoding DUF3073 domain-containing protein codes for MGRGRAKAKQTKVARELKYFSPDTDLSALQRELGGSSAQPRDEADYDDDPYADLADKYADYNDEPDTGRRSTG; via the coding sequence ATGGGGCGCGGCCGTGCAAAGGCAAAGCAGACCAAGGTTGCTCGCGAACTTAAGTATTTTTCGCCTGACACCGACCTGAGCGCGCTCCAGCGCGAGCTCGGAGGGTCGTCTGCTCAGCCCAGAGACGAGGCTGACTACGACGATGATCCGTACGCGGATCTCGCCGATAAGTACGCCGACTACAACGACGAGCCGGACACCGGCCGTCGCAGCACAGGCTGA
- a CDS encoding ABC transporter substrate-binding protein, translating to MRFRFKAFAAGVGLTLALSACGDAPDSSDEPSRDDFPIEVPASDDYDENAEFVMAESLMPSSFDPYASAAGLDQNYMAPIYDRLIYRTPAGEFEPMLATEWTPSEDGKSLTLTLREGVNFTDGTPFNAEAVKTNLDHYRSEGSKIASELLPVTDVEVIDEYTVKVNVQSGLGAVTSSLSARAGMMSSPKGIKEDTLASNPVGTGPYKVIEATPGTRVVLERNPDYWDPEAQRVAKLTVVAMPDAQTRYNALASGEATAAAITVDQSKTIDDDRVIVAGPTPLIYFLAINTATAPFDDPKVREAMSLAINREDISEGLYGGFCDPQVQMFGKGTIGYSEEIGDGLDQWPYDPDKATQLLEEAGVDPSTAYDANVTDNDTVDLAEVIQAQLKQVGMSMNVKPGPPATLLEEFAFAKTSPLTVSGYTGQPDPAGVLDRNFLPDALYNPGGEMPQEMLDLGKQAASETDPDVRNELYSQWSELFLEEVRNIIPICLTNRLIGADDSVTGLHAATDYTDLRYIAVSPE from the coding sequence ATGCGATTCAGATTCAAAGCGTTCGCGGCAGGCGTTGGGCTTACCCTCGCGCTGTCCGCCTGCGGTGATGCCCCGGACAGTTCGGACGAGCCGTCGCGCGACGACTTCCCGATCGAGGTGCCAGCCTCCGACGACTACGACGAAAATGCCGAGTTCGTGATGGCAGAGTCCTTGATGCCGTCGAGTTTCGACCCATACGCGAGTGCTGCTGGGCTGGATCAAAACTACATGGCCCCGATCTACGACCGGTTGATCTACCGCACCCCCGCGGGTGAGTTCGAACCGATGCTGGCGACCGAGTGGACGCCGTCCGAGGACGGTAAGTCGCTCACGCTCACATTGCGTGAGGGGGTGAACTTCACCGACGGGACGCCGTTCAATGCCGAGGCGGTAAAGACGAATCTCGACCACTACCGGTCCGAGGGAAGCAAGATCGCTTCCGAGCTGCTGCCGGTCACCGACGTCGAGGTGATCGACGAATACACCGTCAAGGTGAATGTGCAAAGCGGACTCGGTGCCGTGACGTCGTCACTTTCGGCGCGAGCCGGGATGATGTCCTCCCCGAAGGGGATCAAGGAAGACACGCTCGCGAGCAATCCAGTCGGAACGGGCCCGTACAAGGTCATCGAGGCAACCCCGGGTACCCGCGTCGTACTGGAACGAAATCCGGACTACTGGGATCCGGAGGCCCAGCGCGTCGCCAAGTTGACCGTAGTCGCGATGCCGGATGCGCAAACGCGCTACAACGCGCTCGCCAGCGGTGAGGCGACCGCAGCCGCGATCACTGTCGACCAGTCGAAGACGATCGACGATGACCGTGTGATCGTTGCGGGCCCGACTCCGCTGATCTACTTCTTGGCAATCAACACCGCCACGGCGCCGTTCGACGATCCCAAGGTGCGCGAGGCGATGAGCCTGGCGATCAATCGTGAGGACATCTCCGAGGGGCTGTACGGCGGATTCTGCGACCCCCAGGTGCAGATGTTCGGTAAGGGCACGATTGGCTACTCCGAAGAAATTGGCGACGGGCTGGACCAGTGGCCGTACGACCCGGACAAGGCGACGCAGTTGCTCGAGGAAGCCGGGGTTGACCCGAGCACGGCGTACGACGCGAACGTGACAGATAACGACACGGTGGATCTGGCCGAGGTTATCCAGGCACAGCTCAAGCAGGTCGGTATGTCGATGAACGTCAAACCCGGACCGCCGGCGACGCTCCTCGAGGAGTTCGCCTTCGCCAAGACGTCGCCGCTGACGGTGTCTGGTTACACCGGTCAGCCAGACCCGGCCGGCGTACTGGATCGCAACTTCTTACCCGACGCGCTGTACAACCCGGGTGGCGAGATGCCGCAGGAGATGCTGGACCTCGGTAAGCAGGCGGCCAGCGAGACCGATCCTGACGTGCGCAATGAGTTGTACAGCCAGTGGAGCGAACTGTTCTTGGAAGAGGTCCGCAACATCATCCCGATCTGCCTGACCAACCGGCTGATCGGCGCAGATGATTCGGTCACCGGGCTGCATGCCGCGACCGATTACACCGACTTGCGGTACATCGCCGTCTCGCCGGAGTAG
- a CDS encoding SDR family oxidoreductase — protein sequence MDQLNRMFGLDGKVAIVTGGSRGIGLMAARGLLDAGARVYIAARKAQQVEEAVAELSAHGDVVGTAADLSSPEACRAYASEIADRESSLDILVNNAGATWAADIGSFPEEAWDKVFDINVKAPYFLTEALLPLLEKNASQDDPSRVINIGSIDGIQVPRHAAFPYGPSKAAVHQLTRVLAFNLGDRYITVNAIAPGPFESKMMAVTLAAHGDAIAASSPLGRIGRPDDIGGTVVYFASRAAAYVTGSVLPVDGGIATTAGRSTE from the coding sequence ATGGATCAACTCAACAGAATGTTCGGCCTGGACGGCAAAGTCGCTATCGTCACCGGTGGGAGCCGCGGCATCGGTCTGATGGCCGCGCGCGGCTTACTCGACGCGGGTGCCCGCGTCTACATCGCAGCCCGCAAGGCGCAGCAAGTCGAAGAGGCCGTTGCCGAACTCTCGGCGCACGGGGACGTCGTCGGTACGGCCGCGGACCTATCTTCGCCCGAAGCGTGCCGTGCGTACGCGAGCGAAATCGCCGACCGCGAATCCAGTCTCGACATTCTGGTGAACAACGCCGGTGCGACCTGGGCCGCGGATATCGGCAGCTTCCCGGAAGAAGCGTGGGACAAGGTCTTCGATATCAACGTGAAGGCGCCGTACTTCCTCACCGAGGCATTGCTGCCACTATTGGAAAAGAACGCGTCCCAGGACGATCCGAGCCGCGTGATCAATATCGGCTCGATTGATGGCATTCAGGTGCCGCGGCATGCCGCGTTCCCCTACGGGCCAAGCAAAGCGGCGGTTCACCAACTCACCCGCGTACTAGCGTTCAACCTTGGCGACCGATACATCACCGTGAACGCGATCGCGCCCGGACCGTTCGAATCGAAGATGATGGCAGTGACGCTGGCTGCCCATGGTGACGCGATCGCGGCATCCTCTCCGTTGGGACGGATCGGTCGCCCGGACGACATCGGTGGCACGGTGGTGTATTTCGCCAGCCGCGCGGCGGCGTACGTGACGGGTTCGGTGCTGCCGGTGGACGGCGGCATCGCTACCACCGCGGGCCGAAGCACCGAGTAG
- the purM gene encoding phosphoribosylformylglycinamidine cyclo-ligase, producing the protein MTDVSKSSTYAAAGVDLEAGDRAVELMKAKVASASRPEVVGGLGGFAGLFRLDVSKWRQPLLASSTDGVGTKVAIARQLDKHDTIGQDLVAMVVDDIVVCGAEPLYLQDYIACGKVVPEQIAAIVGGIADGCRMAGTALVGGETAEHPGLMSEDEYDVAACATGIVEADSVLGPERVRAGDVLIAMASSGFHSNGYSLVRKVIADTGLDLFATPEGLDRSLGEALLEPTRIYTLPLLELLKSTDVHAMCHVTGGGIPGNLPRVLPDGLSATVERSSWALPPVFSVIKEAGGIAREEMERAFNVGVGMLAAVPASAADGAVRQLTAAGIESWVCGQIAEADGAAVTTLVGDYRA; encoded by the coding sequence ATGACCGACGTTTCTAAGTCCTCGACGTACGCCGCTGCTGGAGTCGATCTGGAGGCCGGCGACCGAGCAGTCGAGTTGATGAAGGCCAAGGTCGCGTCCGCGTCCCGGCCCGAGGTGGTGGGCGGACTCGGCGGGTTCGCCGGTCTGTTCCGACTCGACGTGAGCAAGTGGCGACAGCCGCTGCTGGCCTCGTCGACGGACGGTGTCGGTACCAAGGTCGCGATCGCGCGCCAACTCGATAAGCACGACACGATCGGGCAAGATCTGGTCGCGATGGTGGTCGACGACATCGTGGTGTGCGGTGCAGAACCGCTGTATCTGCAGGACTACATCGCGTGCGGCAAGGTCGTGCCCGAGCAGATCGCCGCGATCGTCGGCGGTATTGCCGACGGCTGCCGGATGGCCGGCACAGCACTCGTTGGCGGCGAGACCGCCGAGCACCCGGGCTTGATGAGTGAGGACGAGTACGACGTCGCCGCGTGCGCCACGGGGATCGTCGAGGCCGATTCGGTTCTCGGACCCGAGCGGGTGCGGGCCGGCGACGTGCTCATCGCGATGGCCTCCAGTGGGTTCCACTCGAACGGTTACAGCCTGGTGCGTAAGGTAATCGCGGATACCGGTCTCGACTTGTTCGCCACACCCGAGGGCCTCGATCGTTCCTTGGGTGAAGCCCTGCTGGAACCCACGCGCATCTATACGTTGCCACTGCTGGAGCTATTGAAGAGCACCGATGTACACGCCATGTGTCACGTCACCGGCGGTGGAATTCCGGGGAACTTGCCGCGGGTGCTGCCGGACGGGCTCAGTGCCACGGTTGAGCGCTCGAGCTGGGCGCTGCCGCCGGTGTTCTCGGTGATCAAGGAAGCTGGCGGTATCGCGCGCGAGGAAATGGAGCGCGCGTTCAACGTCGGTGTCGGCATGCTCGCTGCGGTGCCGGCTTCGGCCGCTGATGGCGCCGTGCGTCAACTGACGGCGGCCGGAATTGAATCTTGGGTATGCGGCCAGATCGCCGAGGCTGACGGCGCCGCGGTCACCACGCTCGTGGGTGACTACCGGGCCTAG
- a CDS encoding MBL fold metallo-hydrolase, with protein MAAKVTGHLQKQAWIDRVLPPVEEVQPGLWSIPVEIPIRPLRYVLVYVLELRDGIAIIDAGWNDEKSYEALTAGLAKGGYAVSDIKDILITHVHPDHFGLAKRLREETGARITLHRAEATTLMIDPTQEVKWQMESDFHAIANGVPEEERQLMNRDVGEFRSFVDHHPPDVLVEDGQRLDLPGWELDGIWTPGHTPGHMCFVDNTRKVMFTGDHVLPRITPNISVHSSNPPDALAKYLDSLTKVGTIADELGELEGLPGHEYRYSGISDRTAELIGHHEERLAELVGVLRDQPGLTAWEVSQRLSWSRSWDTFKFPERRSALGESVSHIELLQQRGVVQSDPGETNRWRVVEKS; from the coding sequence ATGGCTGCGAAAGTGACTGGCCATCTGCAGAAGCAGGCATGGATCGACCGGGTGTTGCCGCCCGTCGAGGAGGTCCAGCCGGGCTTATGGTCCATTCCGGTCGAGATCCCGATTCGTCCACTGCGATACGTGTTGGTCTACGTACTTGAGTTGCGCGACGGTATCGCGATTATCGATGCCGGGTGGAATGACGAGAAGTCCTACGAGGCATTGACCGCCGGGTTAGCCAAGGGCGGCTACGCGGTCAGCGACATTAAAGACATTCTGATCACGCACGTGCACCCAGACCACTTCGGACTGGCGAAGCGGCTGCGTGAAGAGACCGGAGCGCGGATTACGCTGCACCGCGCTGAGGCGACGACGTTGATGATTGACCCCACTCAGGAGGTCAAGTGGCAGATGGAATCGGACTTCCATGCCATTGCCAACGGTGTCCCTGAAGAAGAACGCCAACTGATGAACCGTGACGTTGGCGAGTTCCGTTCGTTCGTCGACCACCATCCGCCGGATGTACTCGTTGAGGACGGACAGCGCCTCGACCTGCCGGGCTGGGAGTTGGATGGCATCTGGACCCCGGGCCATACGCCGGGGCACATGTGCTTCGTGGACAACACGCGCAAGGTGATGTTCACCGGTGATCATGTGCTGCCGCGCATCACGCCGAACATCTCGGTGCACTCCAGCAACCCGCCGGACGCGCTGGCGAAGTACCTCGATTCGTTGACCAAGGTCGGCACCATCGCCGATGAACTAGGCGAACTCGAAGGGCTGCCCGGCCACGAGTACCGCTACTCGGGGATCAGTGACCGCACCGCGGAGTTGATCGGTCACCATGAGGAGCGGCTCGCCGAACTCGTCGGCGTCCTGCGCGATCAGCCCGGCCTCACCGCCTGGGAGGTGTCGCAGCGACTGTCGTGGAGCCGGTCGTGGGACACCTTCAAGTTCCCGGAGCGTCGCTCCGCGTTGGGTGAGTCCGTCTCGCACATCGAGTTGCTGCAGCAGCGCGGGGTAGTGCAGTCCGATCCGGGCGAGACCAATCGTTGGCGAGTCGTCGAGAAGTCCTAA
- a CDS encoding ABC transporter ATP-binding protein, giving the protein MQPMGPVGGPGPLGMSARMNPADRAQLDRSPVSLRRVTTLFRPFRGVIAVVVALIVASSVISLAQPFLVRTVIDDALPHGDISLLVWAVAGMIGIAVAAAVLGVLQTYLSTKVGQQVMHRLRVSVFDHLQKQSMSFFTRERSGEVQSRLTNDISSMQNVVTTTATSIASNVTTAVGTAIAMAALSWRLSLISLFVLPPAIYISRKVALMRRDKTSALQKRRADMQTQIEERLSVSGALLMKTLGANGRSSEQFAATSADIADLELRSQLAGRWLMSTTTVVFATIPALIYLAAGFPATSGGMTIGTLVAFTALQTTIFRPILGLLNVGVQWVSSMALFSRIFEYQDLPIDVAEPANPRYLDPSSARGDVVIEHATFSYPNAAKAAVDDVDLHVPSGTSLALVGETGSGKSTLASLLSRIYDPQRGRITIDGVDLRDLTNENLTSIVGVVAQEAYLVHASIRDNLRLAKPDATDDEIWRALEAAQIDDLLSGLPEGLDTLVGSRGYRFSGGEKQRLAIARTLLRDPRVLVLDEATSALDNDTERELQAALDALVVGRTTITIAHRLSTIEDADQIAVLSHGRVIELGTHTELLAADGQYAHLAGEALLTS; this is encoded by the coding sequence ATGCAACCTATGGGCCCCGTCGGCGGTCCCGGTCCGCTCGGCATGAGCGCTCGAATGAACCCGGCCGACCGCGCGCAACTCGACCGCTCACCAGTTTCCTTACGTCGCGTCACGACCCTCTTCCGGCCGTTTCGCGGCGTCATTGCGGTCGTCGTCGCGCTGATCGTCGCGTCCTCCGTGATCAGCCTCGCGCAGCCGTTCCTAGTTCGGACGGTCATCGACGATGCCCTCCCGCACGGCGACATCAGCCTGCTCGTGTGGGCAGTGGCCGGGATGATCGGCATCGCGGTCGCGGCGGCAGTACTCGGCGTCCTGCAGACCTACCTGTCGACCAAGGTCGGCCAGCAGGTCATGCACCGCTTACGAGTGTCGGTCTTCGACCACCTACAGAAACAATCAATGTCGTTCTTCACCCGTGAGCGCAGCGGTGAGGTGCAGTCCCGCCTGACGAACGACATCTCCAGCATGCAGAACGTGGTTACCACGACCGCGACTTCCATCGCCTCGAACGTGACCACCGCGGTGGGGACCGCCATCGCCATGGCCGCGTTGTCATGGCGGCTGTCCCTCATTTCTCTGTTCGTACTTCCTCCAGCGATCTATATCAGCCGTAAGGTCGCGCTGATGCGCCGCGACAAAACATCCGCCCTGCAAAAGCGCCGCGCCGATATGCAGACCCAAATCGAGGAGCGCCTATCGGTCTCCGGAGCGCTGCTGATGAAGACGCTCGGCGCAAACGGACGATCCAGCGAACAGTTCGCCGCGACCTCGGCCGACATCGCCGACCTCGAACTTCGTTCACAACTCGCCGGGCGCTGGCTGATGTCGACCACCACCGTCGTGTTCGCGACGATCCCCGCGCTGATTTACCTAGCGGCGGGTTTCCCCGCAACTTCCGGCGGGATGACGATTGGAACGCTGGTCGCGTTCACGGCGCTACAAACCACGATCTTCCGACCGATCCTCGGACTACTGAACGTCGGCGTCCAATGGGTCTCGTCGATGGCGCTGTTCAGCCGAATCTTCGAGTACCAGGACCTACCGATCGACGTGGCTGAACCGGCCAATCCGCGCTACCTCGACCCGAGCAGCGCGCGCGGCGACGTAGTCATCGAGCACGCGACGTTCAGTTACCCGAATGCCGCGAAAGCCGCAGTGGATGACGTTGACCTGCACGTACCCTCGGGCACCTCGTTGGCGCTGGTCGGTGAGACGGGGTCCGGAAAGAGCACCCTCGCCTCCCTGCTGTCGCGGATCTACGACCCGCAGCGCGGGCGGATCACCATTGACGGCGTCGATCTTCGCGATCTCACCAACGAGAACCTGACCTCGATCGTCGGCGTCGTCGCCCAGGAGGCCTACCTCGTGCACGCGTCTATCCGCGACAACCTACGGTTGGCCAAACCTGATGCCACCGACGACGAGATTTGGCGAGCGCTGGAAGCGGCCCAGATCGACGACCTGCTTTCGGGGCTACCCGAAGGCCTAGACACCCTCGTCGGTTCACGCGGCTACCGTTTCTCCGGCGGGGAGAAGCAGCGCTTGGCTATCGCGCGAACCCTGCTGCGTGACCCGCGCGTACTCGTCCTCGACGAAGCAACATCCGCCCTGGACAACGACACCGAACGCGAACTGCAGGCAGCCCTCGATGCCCTGGTCGTCGGCCGTACGACGATCACCATCGCGCACCGCTTATCCACCATCGAGGACGCCGATCAGATCGCCGTACTCTCGCACGGCCGGGTGATCGAACTCGGCACCCACACCGAACTCCTCGCCGCCGACGGACAGTACGCCCATCTCGCGGGCGAGGCCCTACTTACCTCCTGA
- a CDS encoding MarR family winged helix-turn-helix transcriptional regulator, with protein sequence MTDRTDDLAELLRHASRALRRSTMALVEPFGLSVHQFHALRFIAGRGGGETRCAAPDASPRISDIAGRMGMVTRSATDVVDHLERKGFVRRAQHPTDRRSRVVEATGHGLDVLAKVESGRVAHAEEFFGRLDPSEQDALAVLLRRLI encoded by the coding sequence GTGACTGATCGCACCGACGACCTCGCCGAGTTGCTACGGCACGCTTCACGAGCCTTGCGCCGGAGCACGATGGCCCTGGTGGAGCCGTTCGGGCTGAGCGTGCACCAGTTCCATGCGTTGCGCTTTATCGCCGGTCGCGGCGGTGGTGAAACCCGCTGTGCAGCGCCCGACGCGTCGCCGCGGATCTCCGATATCGCCGGTCGAATGGGCATGGTCACCCGGTCGGCCACCGACGTGGTCGATCACCTGGAGCGCAAGGGGTTTGTTCGGCGCGCACAACACCCGACCGACCGTCGGTCGAGGGTCGTCGAAGCGACAGGACATGGGCTTGATGTGCTGGCGAAAGTCGAATCGGGGCGAGTGGCGCACGCGGAGGAATTCTTTGGGCGGCTCGATCCTTCCGAACAGGACGCGCTCGCGGTGCTGCTGCGCCGCCTCATCTAG